A single window of Ananas comosus cultivar F153 linkage group 17, ASM154086v1, whole genome shotgun sequence DNA harbors:
- the LOC109722859 gene encoding uncharacterized protein LOC109722859 has translation MAEEGKKRKGFINEDDASLLIQRYNSTTILTLLQEVFRCADGKMDWNTLVKQTSTGITSAREYQMLWRHIAYKDALLEKLEDGAEPLDDDSDLDFELEAVPSRIHPVSAEDTLEVASCVKALTPSYSPPELGVTYRTTVESPLTSSIPNDQITRVASNKQQLARNIRGTKNAATLSNQKPLQPAGSVGEALDGSGPPKKKRRRAWTEEEDMGLIAAVQKCGEGNWSDILKGEFKHDRDPQELSQRWAVIRRKRLALLNQTSGGKVTSSASPEERKAAQKAFSMALGFPMTRVSTPTLSGAVQSITKSSSLSTSSTLSEAMPASAAQSLNQVQPTPNLITASQKVPDPSNKTQAPLIKPLDPTKAFIGPNASIKAAAVAAGGRIATPSTAASLLKAAQSKNAVHIKSHGQGLPKFPFASAKPSPVSRTFEPQTVHARTLRPSLNSDPSATALKGVSLGKQLQPIPLSSESNASTSLQENKEHNMDIVPAIGVDEFVKDAELIILDNKGCAEHRSSGSGKNDHESKESADGEMNYSETSNDPTVVSQNPKTSDAGGAQNREEDIKEQLNEASAVIQAMHNASVQDQTLETVSQDNAIKSPADD, from the exons ATGGCGGAGGAGGGGAAGAAGCGGAAGGGCTTCATCAACGAAGACGACGCCTCGCTCCTCATCCAGAg GTACAATTCAACAACGATTCTTACACTTCTCCAAGAAGTTTTTCGGTGTGCGGATGGCAAAATGGATTGGAATACACTTGTCAAACAAACTTCAACTGGAATTACTAGTGCCCGCGAATACCAGATGCTATGGAGACATATTGCTTACAAAGATGCCTTGTTGGAGAAACTAGAAGATGGAGCTGAGCCTTTG GATGACGATAGTGATCTGGACTTTGAGTTAGAAGCGGTTCCTTCTCGCATTCATCCTGTCAGCGCCGAAGACACATTAGAAGTGGCATCCTGTGTCAAA GCTCTGACCCCTTCGTATTCTCCACCTGAACTGGGTGTTACTTATCGAACAACTGTAGAATCTCCTTTGACCTCGAGCATTCCAAATGATCAGATTACTCGTGTGGCATCTAACAAGCAACAGCTGGCTCGTAATATTCGTGGAACTAAAAATGCTGCCACACTTTCCAATCAGAAACCTTTGCAACCAGCAGGATCTGTTGGTGAAGCATTGGATGGAAGTGggccaccaaaaaaaaagaggaggagagcATGGACTGAAGAGGAGGATATGGGTTTAATAGCAGCTGTGCAGAAATGTGGTGAAGGGAATTGGTCAGACATTCTAAAAGGGGAATTCAAACATGATCGAGATCCTCAAGAATTGTCTCAG AGATGGGCTGTAATCCGAAGGAAGCGGCTGGCATTGCTAAACCAAACAAGCGGGGGCAAAGTAACTAGCTCTGCTAGCCCAGAGGAGAGGAAGGCAGCACAAAAGGCATTTTCTATGGCTCTTGGTTTTCCTATGACACGAGTATCAACTCCTACGTTATCAG GTGCTGTTCAATCGATCACCAAATCCAGCTCTTTGTCCACATCATCTACATTATCTGAAGCGATGCCCGCCTCTGCCGCCCAGTCACTTAATCAAGTACAACCAACTCCCAACCTGATAACAGCTTCTCAAAAAGTTCCCGACCCTTCAAACAAGACTCAAGCTCCCCTAATTAAGCCGTTGGACCCCACAAAGGCTTTTATAGGCCCAAACGCTTCAATAAAAGCCGCAGCCGTTGCTGCAGGAGGCCGTATAGCCACACCCTCAACTGCCGCCTCTCTATTAAAAGCCGCACAATCTAAAAATGCAGTTCATATAAAATCTCATGGACAGGGCCTTCCTAAATTTCCTTTTGCAAGTGCTAAACCATCACCTGTGTCTAGAACTTTTGAACCACAAACTGTACATGCTCGAACTCTTCGGCCTTCTCTTAATTCTGATCCTTCTGCAACTGCACTAAAAGGAGTAAGCCTGGGGAAGCAATTACAACCTATCCCTTTAAGTTCAGAGAGTAATGCTTCGACAAGCTTGCAAGAAAACAAAGAGCACAATATGGATATTGTTCCAGCTATTGGTGTGGATGAGTTTGTAAAGGATGCTGAATTAATCATCTTGGATAACAAAGGATGCGCAGAGCATCGTTCCTCAGGGAGTGGCAAAAATGATCATGAAAGTAAGGAGAGCGCTGATGGCGAGATGAATTACTCGGAAACTAGTAATGATCCAACAGTTGTTAGTCAAAATCCAAAAACAAGTGATGCTGGCGGTGCTCAAAATAGAGAGGAAGATATCAAAGAACAGCTAAATGAGGCCTCTGCTGTTATTCAAGCCATGCATAATGCGAGTGTTCAGGACCAAACATTGGAAACAGTATCGCAGGATAATGCTATTAAATCACCTGCAGATGATTAG
- the LOC109723449 gene encoding chlorophyllide a oxygenase, chloroplastic, with product MTTVATLSLLPTLLFRPSSKFYAKKNGSGRDGFKVLAVFGEGGGELEKKNNNWGAIFDVEDPGPRVPLSTGKFLDVNQALEVARFDIQYCDWRARQDLLSIMLLHDKVVEVLNPLAREFKSIGTMKKELAGLQEELAVAHKQVHMSEARVATALDKLAYMEALVNDRLFQERSSSEANSDSTSLIPSTSSASQIETKTHRRSLNVSGPVKPYHPNLKNFWYPVAFSSDLKDDTMIPIDCFEEPWVIFRGKDGNPGCVQNTCAHRACPLHLGSVHDGRIQCPYHGWEYSTDGKCEKMPSTRMLDIRIRSLPCFEQDGMIWIWPGDAPPMATLPSLQPPPGFKIHAEIVMELPVEHGLLLDNLLDLAHAPFTHTSTFAKGWTVPSLVKFLTPASGLQGYWDPYPIDMEFRPPCMVLSMIGISKPGKLKGQSAKQCSTHLHQLHVCLPSSRQKTRLLYRMSLDFAPLLKHIPFMHILWRYFAEKVLNEDLRLVIGQQERMINGANVWNLPVTYDKLGVRYRLWRDAVERGIELERLPFTKQSKNEQ from the exons atgacCACCGTGGCCACGCTCTCGTTGCTCCCCACGTTACTATTCCGACCCTCTTCGAAATTTTACGCCAAAAAG AATGGTAGTGGTAGGGATGGATTCAAGGTTCTCGCAGTGTTTGGCGAGGGAGGGGGTGAGCTGGAGAAGAAGAATAATAACTGGGGAGCGATTTTTGATGTCGAGGACCCGGGGCCGAGAGTCCCTCTTTCTACAGGGAAGTTTCTAGATGTCAACCAAGCTCTGGAGGTGGCGAGGTTTGACATTCAATATTGCGACTGGAGGGCTCGCCAGGACTTGCTTAGCATCATGCTCCTGCACGACAAG GTCGTAGAAGTCCTCAACCCTTTAGCTCGCGAGTTCAAGTCGATCGGAACCATGAAGAAAGAACTTGCCGGACTGCAAGAAGAACTCGCAGTGGCCCACAAACAG GTTCATATGTCGGAAGCAAGGGTTGCCACTGCATTGGATAAGCTAGCATATATGGAAGCTTTGGTAAATGATAGACTATTTCAGGAAAGAAGCTCCAGTGAAGCAAATTCCGACTCTACTTCTCTTATTCCAAGCACTTCCTCTGCTAGTCAAATAGAGACCAAGACGCACCGTAGAAGTTTAAACGTATCTGGTCCTGTGAAgccatatcatcctaacttgAAGAACTTTTGGTATCCAGTTGCTTTCTCTAGTGATTTGAAAGATGATACAATG ATTCCTATAGATTGTTTTGAGGAACCATGGGTGATATTTCGAGGAAAAGATGGGAACCCTGGCTGTGTTCAAAACACTTGTGCTCATAGAGCCTGCCCTCTTCACCTTGGATCAGTCCATGATGGCAGGATCCAATGTCCTTACCATG GTTGGGAATACTCAACCGATGGAAAATGCGAGAAAATGCCGTCCACACGCATGCTTGACATTAGAATCCGATCATTGCCATGTTTCGAGCAAGATGGGATGATCTGGATCTGGCCCGGAGATGCCCCACCTATGGCTACACTTCCTTCTTTACAACCTCCTCCGGGATTTAAAATTCATGCCGAG ATTGTGATGGAGCTACCGGTTGAGCATGGACTTCTTCTGGACAATCTTTTAGACCTTGCTCATGCTCCTTTTACTCACACCTCTACCTTTGCCAAGGGGTGGACTGTTCCAAG CCTAGTGAAATTTCTCACGCCGGCATCAGGACTTCAAGGATACTGGGATCCTTACCCTATTGACATGGAATTTCGGCCCCCCTGCATGGTCCTCTCTATGATTGGGATCTCAAAGCCTGGAAAACTGAAGGGACAAAGCGCCAAGCAATGCTCGACTCATCTTCATCAACTTCACGTCTGCTTGCCCTCTTCGAGACAGAAAACTCGATTGTTATACAGAATGTCTCTAGACTTTGCTCCTTTGCTTAAGCACATCCCTTTCATGCATATTTTGTGGAGATATTTTGCAGAAAAG GTGTTAAATGAGGATCTAAGGCTGGTTATTGGACAGCAGGAGCGGATGATAAATGGGGCCAATGTATGGAATTTGCCCGTTACTTATGACAAGCTTGGGGTCCGGTACAGGCTATGGAGAGATGCCGTTGAGCGGGGTATCGAGCTCGAGCGCCTTCCGTTCACAAAGCAATCCAAGAATGAACAATAG
- the LOC109723085 gene encoding acetyltransferase At1g77540-like: protein MSEATTEGGGGGAAAAAAPPAILWNEAEGRFETEDKEAFLQYRLRDVAVGAGDEDDDEDEKKKKTAMEMVHTFVPRRKRGLGLAAHLAAAAFAHAQRRSLLVIPTCSYISDTYLPRNPVWDSLVYKEGSKSCM, encoded by the exons atGTCCGAAGCAACCAccgagggcggcggaggcggtgctgctgcggcggcggcgcctcctGCGATCTTGTGGAACGAGGCGGAGGGGAGGTTCGAGACGGAGGACAAGGAGGCCTTCCTCCAGTACCGCCTCAGGGACGTGGCGGTCGGGGCCggcgacgaggacgacgacgaggacgagaagaagaagaagacggcGATGGAGATGGTGCACACCTTCGTGCCGCGGAGGAAGCGCGGCTTGGGCCTCGCCgcccacctcgccgccgccgccttcgcccACGCCCAGCGCCGATCCCTCCTCGTCATCCCCACCTGCTCCTACATCTCC GACACCTATCTCCCCCGAAACCCAGTCTGGGACTCGCTTGTGTACAAGGAGGGATCCAAATCATGCATGTGA
- the LOC109722837 gene encoding V-type proton ATPase subunit c1 has translation MSSFSGDETAPFFGFLGAAAALVFSCMGAAYGTAKSGVGVASMGVMRPELVMKSIVPVVMAGVLGIYGLIIAVIISTGINPKAKSYYLFDGYAHLSSGLACGLAGLSAGMAIGIVGDAGVRANAQQPKLFVGMILILIFAEALALYGLIVGIILSSRAGQSRAE, from the exons ATGTCTTCCTTCAGCGGCGATGAAACGGCCCCCTTCTTCGGATTCCTCGGCGCAGCCGCGGCGCTCGTCTTCTCCT GTATGGGGGCGGCGTACGGGACGGCGAAGAGCGGGGTCGGGGTGGCGTCGATGGGCGTGATGCGGCCGGAGCTCGTGATGAAGTCGATCGTGCCCGTGGTCATGGCTGGTGTGCTCGGGATCTACGGCTTGATCATCGCCGTGATCATCAGCACGGGGATTAACCCTAAGGCCAAGTCGTATTACCTCTTCGATGGATACGCGCATCTCTCCTCGGGGCTTGCTTGCGGTCTCGCTGGGCTCTCCGCTGGCATGGCTATCGGGATCGTCGGCGATGCTGGAGTTAG GGCAAACGCACAGCAGCCAAAGTTGTTTGTTGGGATGATTCTTATCCTTATTTTCGCTGAAGCTCTCGCCCTTTATGGCCTCATTGTTGGCATCATTCTCTCCTCTCGTGCCGGCCAATCTCGGGCTGAGTAG
- the LOC109722836 gene encoding fatty acid amide hydrolase-like, with translation MGIFKSEGKVYKPVADVDLGPDSDEFYIHANVKAPRVAGLLVKIFVWILESRILGPIVRYILKKDNLIHKLVSFAEIQEPPLFTSTHHWEDIPEQNVNLVKPDLTPAERVRQAVSCLPSGLESTLTNPSSSFKRWTIQDFSSAYSSGETTPLAVAKRFLAAVKESSGPNLNMAFFINYNAEEILSQAEESTLRYQKGTPISIMDGILVAVKDEIDCMPYPTTGGTKWLHKVRPCTDDAICVKQLRSCGAILVGKTNMHELGAGTSGINPHYGATRNPYNINKVSGGSSSGSAAVVCAGLCPVALGVDGGGSVRMPAALCGVIGFKPTSGRLSNSGVLPLNWTVGMPGILAATVEDALIAYAAICGHPPLSQPTYLQPELNLPLLTSTESIGNIKLAKYGKWFNDSTDDIRNCCDHALAMLCRHYGWKTVNVTVPEIEEMRLAHYVTIGSECTASLAPHLAKLNFAESGWDARVALCVYSAFSSRDYLNAQRIRNRQMYFHKEIFKTADVIVTPTTGVTAYTLQSDALSSGELDYINGAALVRFSIAGNFLGLPAITIMVGYDKGGLPIGLQFIGRPWSEATLLHLALAMQALCIKSYKKPEVFYDLLKKD, from the exons ATGGGTATCTTCAAATCCGAGGGGAAGGTCTACAAACCGGTCGCGGATGTCGATCTCGGACCCGACAGCGACGAGTTCTACATCCATGCTAATGTCAAAG CTCCGCGGGTCGCGGGGCTTCTGGTGAAGATTTTCGTGTGGATTCTGGAGTCGCGGATCCTCGGACCGATCGTGCGGTACATACTGAAGAAAGATAATCTCATTCACAAG CTCGTTTCATTTGCTGAGATTCAGGAGCCACCTCTTTTCACTTCAACTCATCACTGGGAAG ATATACCAGAACAAAATGTTAATCTCGTCAAGCCCGATTTAACTCCCGCGGAACGAGTTCGACAGGCGGTGAGCTGCCTCCCTTCTGGACTCGAGTCGACCTTAACAAATCCATCTTCGAGCTTCAAGCGCTGGACGATACAAGACTTCTCAAGTGCTTATAGCTCAGGGGAGACGACTCCTCTCGCG GTTGCGAAGCGATTTTTAGCTGCAGTAAAGGAGTCTTCAGGCCCTAATCTTAATATGGCCTTCTTCATTAACTACAATGCTGAAGAAATTCTCAGCCAGGCAGAAGAATCGACTCTTCGGTATCAGAAAG GCACCCCTATTTCTATCATGGATGGTATACTGGTTGCTGTAAAAGATGAGATAGATTGTATGCCTTACCCTACTACTG GGGGGACTAAGTGGTTGCACAAGGTGAGGCCTTGCACTGATGACGCGATCTGTGTTAAGCAATTGAGATCATGTGGTGCTATACTTGTGGGGAAGACTAATATGCATGAACTTGGAGCCGGGACCAGCGGGATCAACCCTCACTACGG GGCCACAAGAAATCCTTACAATATAAACAAGGTTTCTGGAGGCTCCTCAAGTGGATCAGCTGCAGTAGTCTGTGCTGGATTATGCCCGGTAGCACTTGGAGTTGATGGAGGAG GGTCGGTGCGTATGCCAGCTGCTTTATGCGGTGTTATTGGTTTCAAGCCAACTTCTGGGCGCTTGTCTAATTCTGG TGTTCTTCCACTGAATTGGACTGTTGGAATGCCGGGAATATTAGCAGCAACAGTTGAGGATGCACTCATCGC TTATGCAGCCATTTGTGGTCACCCTCCACTGAGCCAGCCTACATATTTACAG CCTGAATTAAACCTCCCTCTCCTGACATCTACAGAATCTATCGGTAACATCAAACTTGCCAAATATGGGAAG TGGTTTAATGATAGTACAGACGACATTAGAAACTGTTGTGACCATGCTCTTGCAATGTTATGCAGGCATTACGGGTGGAAG ACCGTGAATGTGACCGTACCTGAGATAGAAGAGATGCGCCTAGCACATTATGTGACAATCGGTTCTGAATGCACAGCATCATTGGCTCCACATCTTGCGAAACT GAACTTCGCTGAAAGTGGGTGGGATGCAAGAGTGGCACTTTGTGTGTACAGTGCATTTAGCAGCAGAGATTATCTAAACGCTCAACGAATAAG GAATCGTCAGATGTACTTTCATAAGGAGATATTTAAAACGGCAGATGTAATCGTTACGCCAACCACTGG TGTAACTGCATATACATTGCAAAGTGATGCTCTAAGTAGCGGAGAACTCGATTACATTAATGGCG CTGCACTTGTGAGGTTCTCCATAGCAGGAAATTTTCTAGGCTTGCCTGCGATTACTATAATG GTTGGATATGACAAAGGGGGTTTGCCAATTGGCCTACAGTTTATAGGGAGACCGTGGTCCGAAGCAACCTTACTCCATCTGGCACTTGCAATGCAG GCTCTGTGCATCAAAAGCTACAAGAAGCCGGAGGTGTTCTATGATCTTCTCAAGAAAGATTAG